Proteins encoded within one genomic window of Companilactobacillus sp.:
- the lysS gene encoding lysine--tRNA ligase has protein sequence MNDQLRVRREKLQELYDEGVDPFGSRFERTMLAQEIHDKYGDEDKETLEEQDLPVVIAGRMMTKRGKGKVGFADIRDRSGKIQIYVRKDEVGEENYHIFKRADIGDHLGIHGEIMKTDMGELTVKATHITMLAKSLRPLPDKYHGLTNVEQIYRQRYLDLIANPDSFDRFKKRTKIIAAIREYLDGEGFMSVETPVLNTQAGGASARPFITHHNALNMEMYLRIALELPLKRLVVGGFERVYEIGRAFRNEGLDTQHNPEYTSLETYAAYWDMTDVMKEVEGIFRHAADKALGTQKFTYQGEEVDLSKPFKRIKMVDAIKEQTGVDFSQDMDLEQARKLADEKGVHYEQFWGVGHIIAAFFDEFVEDTLKEPTFVYEYPLEVSPLAKKSKDNPEFTDRFECYILGHEFGNAFTELNDPIDQKQRFEAQAEEREQGNDEAEHIDDDFVEALEYGMPPTGGLGIGVDRLVMLLTDAPSIRDVILFPTMRPEDNKENEE, from the coding sequence ATGAACGACCAACTTAGAGTTCGTCGCGAAAAATTACAAGAATTATATGATGAAGGCGTTGATCCATTCGGTTCACGTTTTGAAAGAACAATGCTTGCCCAAGAAATCCACGACAAGTATGGCGATGAAGACAAGGAGACTCTTGAAGAACAAGATCTACCTGTAGTGATTGCCGGTCGTATGATGACTAAACGTGGTAAGGGTAAAGTTGGTTTTGCGGATATTAGAGACCGTTCTGGTAAGATCCAAATTTACGTTCGTAAGGATGAAGTCGGCGAAGAAAACTATCATATCTTCAAACGCGCCGATATTGGTGATCATCTAGGTATTCATGGTGAGATCATGAAAACTGATATGGGTGAATTAACTGTCAAGGCCACTCACATTACAATGTTGGCTAAATCATTGCGTCCATTACCTGATAAGTATCATGGTTTAACAAATGTTGAACAAATTTATCGTCAAAGATATTTGGACTTGATCGCCAATCCAGATAGTTTTGACCGTTTCAAAAAACGTACTAAGATCATTGCTGCTATTCGTGAATATTTGGATGGCGAGGGATTTATGTCGGTTGAAACACCAGTCTTAAATACTCAAGCTGGTGGTGCTAGTGCCCGTCCATTCATCACGCATCACAATGCTTTAAATATGGAAATGTATTTACGTATTGCGTTGGAATTACCATTAAAACGTTTGGTCGTTGGTGGATTCGAACGAGTATACGAAATTGGTCGTGCCTTTAGAAATGAAGGATTGGATACTCAACACAACCCTGAATATACTTCTCTTGAAACATATGCTGCTTACTGGGATATGACTGATGTAATGAAAGAAGTTGAAGGAATCTTTAGACATGCTGCTGATAAAGCTTTAGGAACTCAAAAATTCACTTATCAAGGTGAAGAAGTTGATTTAAGCAAGCCTTTCAAACGTATCAAGATGGTTGATGCTATTAAGGAACAAACTGGCGTTGACTTTAGTCAAGACATGGATCTTGAACAAGCACGTAAGCTTGCTGATGAGAAGGGCGTTCATTATGAACAATTCTGGGGAGTAGGGCATATCATTGCTGCGTTCTTTGATGAGTTTGTTGAAGATACTTTAAAAGAACCAACATTTGTTTATGAATATCCACTAGAAGTTTCTCCATTGGCTAAGAAGTCAAAGGATAATCCAGAATTCACAGATCGTTTTGAATGCTACATTTTAGGTCATGAATTTGGTAATGCCTTTACCGAGCTAAATGACCCAATTGATCAAAAACAACGTTTTGAAGCACAAGCTGAAGAGCGTGAACAAGGAAACGATGAAGCCGAACATATCGATGATGACTTCGTTGAAGCACTTGAATATGGTATGCCACCAACTGGTGGACTAGGAATTGGTGTTGATCGTCTAGTTATGTTATTAACAGACGCACCTTCAATTCGTGACGTGATCTTGTTCCCAACAATGAGACCAGAAGACAATAAAGAAAACGAAGAATAA